The genome window TGGCGATTTTGTACTGGGATTAATACTAAACATTTCATCTCGGCTAAACGACCCGCGAGTCACAAAGGACCTGGCAAACACTGCAATGCTGATGAGCGAGGGCGAGGTCATAGAGACAAGGCTTGAGACAAGCGAGGACGTAACGTTTGACGATTACCTAAAGGTCATAGAATACAAGACTGCCGTTGCATTTGAGACCGCGGCAAGGCTTGGCGCAATAATCGGGGGCGGTGACGAAGAAAAGATAATGGCATTATCAGAGTATGGAAAAAACATCGGCATAGCATACCAAATCAGAGACGATCTCATAGACTGGAAAAACGAGGACAAGCTGTTCAACTTGCTTGTGAAAAAGAGCGCAGACCCCCGCGACGTTTTCAACCACATGGAAAAACTGCTAAAGGATTATGCAGACAAGGCAAACACTAGTTTGCGAAAGATTTCAGAGAGCAACGCAAAATCGCACTTGGAGTTCCTGCTGAAATTTACTACCCTGAAGGTGTAATCAGAGCGCTAAGCGAAGGCACCGCAGTCTTTGTAAAGTCAATTATCGGATCCGGGTAGACTCCTATTCCGACTAGGAAGATTATTGAGAATATCATTACTGCGATTATTGACTTTGGCTCTGCGATTCTTTTTTCCGTCTCCCCTTCAAAGTACATCTTGCGGATTATCCAACCATAGTAAGCCAGGGAGAGTGCGCTGTTTAGCACACCGGCTATTGCAAGCCATGGGGCCCACGACGGCACGCCAGTGTCAAGTGCCGAGCCAAAGAGCATCAGCTTGCTCCAGAATCCGGCTGTCGGCGGAACGCCTGCAAGCGCAAGTAGCGATATTACCAAACCAATTGATATTATTGGCATTTTCCTGCCAAGCCCCTTTAGCTTGTCGATGTTCGTTATGCCAAGTGCAACCACTATCCCGGCAATTGCGATAAATGCAGCGCCTTTCATGACTGCATGGTTTAGAATGTGAAACAGAGAGCCCTGGATTCCAAGTACCGTAAACGGCGCAACTGCCAGGCCTATGAGAATGTACCCTGCGTGCCCAATGCTGGAGTAAGCGAGCATTCTTGAGATGTTCTTTTGCATTATGGCTGCAACGTTTCCTACAGTCATTGTCATTACCGCGATTACTGCAAGCGCAAACGACCAGTCCAGGTTCAGTGCCACAGTGCCCATTATTATGACTCTAAGCGCGGCTGCAAATCCT of Candidatus Nitrosotenuis sp. DW1 contains these proteins:
- a CDS encoding polyprenyl synthetase family protein — protein: MDRKNLKINPLFETYKEYITRIDHALESELALYSQSEFMQPLKYAIDGGKRIRPLILLLSAECVGKIDERAYIAGCAVEFLHTESVIHDDIIDNETSRRYKDPFHIKYGYNTSILTGDFVLGLILNISSRLNDPRVTKDLANTAMLMSEGEVIETRLETSEDVTFDDYLKVIEYKTAVAFETAARLGAIIGGGDEEKIMALSEYGKNIGIAYQIRDDLIDWKNEDKLFNLLVKKSADPRDVFNHMEKLLKDYADKANTSLRKISESNAKSHLEFLLKFTTLKV